The stretch of DNA GTGGCGCCCCGCCGGGGGCGGCGCCCCTCCCGGTCCTCCCGGCGCCGGTCGCGCGGGGGCGTGAGCAGCCCCAGCTCGGGCAGCCCGTCTCGCCGCCCCTCCGGCAGGACCTCCCCGTGGAAGATCCAGGCCTTCACGCCGATGACCCCGTAGGTGGTGTAGGCCTGCGCGAACCCGAAGTCGATGTCGGCTCGGAGCGTATGCAACGGGACCCGCCCTTCCCGGTACCACTCGCGCCGGGCGATCTCGCCCCCCGCCAGGCGGCCGGCGCAGGCGATCCGGACCCCCTGGGCTCCCAGCCGCAACGAGGAGGTCACCGCCTTCTTCATCACCCGCCGGAAGGCCACGCGCCGCTCGAGCTGGCCGGCCACCTGTTCCGCTACCAGCTGGGCGTCCAGTTCGGCCTTCCGGACCTCGGCGATGTCGAGGTGGATGTCCTTGGCCCGGACCATCCGGGCCAGATCCTGCCGCAACTTCTCCACCTCGGCCCCCCGCTTCCCGATGATGATGCCCGGCCGGGCCGTATGGACAATAATGCGGACCTGGCTCGCCTTGCGCTCGATCTCGATGGAAGAGATCCCGGCGTGGTAGAGCCGGGACTTGATCCACCGGCGGATGGCCAGGTCCTCGTGCAGGGTGTCGGCGTACTTCCGGGTGGCGAACCACCGGGACTTCCAGGTCTTGATCACCCCGAGCCGGAATCCCAGCGGATGAGTCTTCTGCCCCACGGCTTCCCCCTATTTCTTCGGCCCCGGCCGCTCTTCCAGGACGATGGTGATGTGGGACATCCGCTTGTGGATGGGCGTGGCCCGCCCCATGGCCCGGGGCCGGAACCGCTTCAGCACCGGGCCCTGGTCCACGAAGGCCGTCTTCACGTAGAGCCGGTCCGGGTCCCGGACGCCGTGGTTGTGCTGGGCGTTGGCCAGGGCCGACTTCAGGACCTTCTCGATGATCCGGGCCGCCTGCTTCGGCGTGAACCGCACCGCCGCCAGCGCAGCGGAGACCTCCCGCCCCCGGATCAGATCGATGACCCACCGGGCCTTCCGGGGCGGGACCCGGACGAATTTTGCGACGGCGCGCGCCTCCACGGGCTCCGACTCCTACTTCAACGCGGTGGAGCGGGCCGTGTGGGCCCCGTGCCCCCGGAAGGTCCGGGTCGGGGCGAACTCGCCCAGCTTGTGCCCCACCATGTTCTCCGTGACGTAGACGGGGATGAACTTCTTCCCGTTGTGCACGGCCAGTGTGTGCCCCACGAACTCCGGGGTGATGGTCGAGCGGCGAGACCAGGTCTTCAGGACCTTCTTGTCCCGGCTCCGGTTCATCTCCTCGACCCGCTTCAGCAGCTTGGGCTCGACGTACGGGCCCTTCTTCAGCGAGCGTCCCATGCGCGACTCCTACTTTCGGCGATTCACGATCTCCTGATCGGACTGCAGGCGCTTGCGCCGGGTCTTCCGCTCCAGCTTCCCCCAGGGGCTGCAGGGGTGCCGGCCCCCCGAGGACTTCCCCTCCCCGCCGCCCAGGGGGTGGTCGTGGGGGTTCATGGCCACGCCCCGGACCGAGGGCCGGATCCCGAGCCAGCGGGAGCGGCCCGCCTTCCCGAGGGAGACGTTCTCGTGCTCCAGGTTGCCCACCTGCCCGATCGTGGCCATGCAGTCGAGGTGGACCTTCCGGACCTCCCCCGAGGGCAGCCGCAGGAGGGCCCGGTCCCCCTCCTTGGCGATGAACTGGGCGAAGGCGCCGGCCGAGCGGACCATCTGGCCCCCCTTCCCCCGCCGCATCTCCACGTTGTGGACGGTGACCCCGACCGGGATGTCCCGGAGCGCCAGGGCGTTCCCCACCCGGATGTCCGCCTCGGGCCCCGCCATCAGGGTGTCCCCCACCTGGAGTCCCTCGGCCGCCAGGATGTACCGTTTCTCCCCGTCCGCGTAGTGGAGGAGGGCGATCCGGGCGGACCGGTTGGGGTCGTACTCGATGGCCGCCACCTTCGCCGGCACCCCGACCTTATCCCGCTTGAAGTCGATCCGCCGGTACATCCGCTTGTGGCCGCCCCCCCGGTGGCGGACGGTCATGCGGCCCCACATATTCCGGCCGCCGGTCTTCTGCAGGGGCTGAAGCAAGGCCTTCTCCGGCCGGCGCTTGCTCACCTCCTCGAAGGTCGCCGTGGTCATCGTCCGCCGGGACGGTGTCACCGGCCGGTAGGTTTTCACTGGCATCGCTCGTGCCTTCCCCTAGGTTCCTTCGAAGAACTCGATCGTCTGCCCTTCCTTCAGCGTGGCGATGGCCTTCTTCCAGTCGCTGGTCCGACCCTGGAAGCGGCCCACGCGCTTCGCCTTCCCG from Candidatus Methylomirabilis sp. encodes:
- the rpsS gene encoding 30S ribosomal protein S19 — protein: MGRSLKKGPYVEPKLLKRVEEMNRSRDKKVLKTWSRRSTITPEFVGHTLAVHNGKKFIPVYVTENMVGHKLGEFAPTRTFRGHGAHTARSTALK
- the rplB gene encoding 50S ribosomal protein L2, with the protein product MPVKTYRPVTPSRRTMTTATFEEVSKRRPEKALLQPLQKTGGRNMWGRMTVRHRGGGHKRMYRRIDFKRDKVGVPAKVAAIEYDPNRSARIALLHYADGEKRYILAAEGLQVGDTLMAGPEADIRVGNALALRDIPVGVTVHNVEMRRGKGGQMVRSAGAFAQFIAKEGDRALLRLPSGEVRKVHLDCMATIGQVGNLEHENVSLGKAGRSRWLGIRPSVRGVAMNPHDHPLGGGEGKSSGGRHPCSPWGKLERKTRRKRLQSDQEIVNRRK
- the rplV gene encoding 50S ribosomal protein L22 — encoded protein: MEARAVAKFVRVPPRKARWVIDLIRGREVSAALAAVRFTPKQAARIIEKVLKSALANAQHNHGVRDPDRLYVKTAFVDQGPVLKRFRPRAMGRATPIHKRMSHITIVLEERPGPKK